The nucleotide window GGCGCACGCGCTCGGCATAGCCCGAGGACGGCTTCGCCGAGGATCCCGAACCTGCGCCGGCGTTGGCCGTGGCGCCGGTACCGCCCGCCTGCGCGCGCAGGCGCGCCAGTTCGGCCTGGCGCTCGGCATTGCTGGCCTGGCGCTGCGCTTCCTGGGCCTTGCGCTGCGCTTCCTTGCGCTCCGCTTCGGCGCGGGCCTGGTTTTCACGCTGGCGCGCCTGCTCGGCCTCGCGTTTGGCCTGCCTGGCCTTGCGTTGCTTTTCCTGCAGCGAGATATCGGCCTCTTCTTCCTCGACGGGCGGTGGCGTCGGCGTCGGCTTGACAGCCGGCTCGGGCGTGGTGGCTTCGGGGATAGGCTCCCACAGTTCCGCGGCCACACCGGTGGG belongs to Cupriavidus taiwanensis and includes:
- the tolA gene encoding cell envelope integrity protein TolA, producing MQTVAYPYQPVRERRTLTCFLLALLMHLLLGALLYYGVRWRNAVPTGVAAELWEPIPEATTPEPAVKPTPTPPPVEEEEADISLQEKQRKARQAKREAEQARQRENQARAEAERKEAQRKAQEAQRQASNAERQAELARLRAQAGGTGATANAGAGSGSSAKPSSGYAERVRQRVKPNIIFTEEVAGNPAAVVAVHMAPDGSLLSTRLAKSSGNAGWDNAVLRAVQRSDPLPRDSNGVAPSNILITFWPKDEGG